From a region of the Mobula hypostoma chromosome 6, sMobHyp1.1, whole genome shotgun sequence genome:
- the LOC134348052 gene encoding uncharacterized protein LOC134348052 produces the protein MEVEEFIKAPTLEALEDARKSELIAVAKRVNLAKVKSTMRREEIHRAIVEHYVSKGVFPQGELGEVSVEKPAGDAVQVQLEKLRLEHEFRVRQLEHEERERDRQLEREEKQREREFELEKLKIRAEQGLVPNQGGGFRATQEVRLVPPFDDTDVDRYFLHFEKVAISQEWPRDKWVVLLQSVLKGKAQQAYSALSAEDAQKYEVVKEAILRIYELVPEAYRQRFRNARKRWDRTYLEFAREMQTYCERWCASKGVEGDYDRLLQLILIEQFKGCVPEGMRPYLDEKEAATLAATAKLADEYALTHKMKFAPSKGYQKGSQDGGESPPEKSESKPGTSEKDKVDREQSGRKSPGVVCYNCGKVGHFASRCFAPRKETGKGKAEILNGCIELLSEPLGKDRSEKVQEGRERFISAGLVSVKERLKPVPVRIWRDTGACQSLILKSVLEFSSETQTGEVEVKGVGEGTESVPLHQIHLQSNLVSGLVTIGVRSELPMKDVEVLLGNDIAGGIVFPVVRLTGQPASMEAPPAMVNLAETFLPTLYETGCSEIRGSEGAGTDVAVARKEFVQTQERDEGLMVLAETALSDTALTRELVGYCADEEVLRKKGKSSTASADEEWGVVQKSYGDEVFNMAHEVPPGGHFAVLEETVGGIMKESYRLPRGKNVIDHDRRELRRSPAFDMLTNLVGVSVEINEARGPLIRGKKPF, from the coding sequence atggaggttgaggaatttataaaggcgccgaccttggaggcattagaggatgccaggaaatcggaattgatagctgtggcaaaacgggtgaatcttgctaaggtgaagtcgacaatgaggagagaggagatacacagagctattgtagagcactatgtatctaaaggtgtgtttccccaaggtgagctgggggaggtgtctgttgaaaaacctgctggagacgcagtacaggtacagcttgaaaaactgagactcgagcacgagttccgggtacggcagttagaacacgaagagagagagagggacagacagttggagagagaggagaaacagagggaaagggaatttgagctggagaagttaaagataagggccgagcaggggctcgtgccgaaccaaggtggagggttccgggcgacccaggaggttaggctggttcccccatttgacgataccgatgtggatcggtactttctccatttcgaaaaagtggccataagtcaggaatggccgagggataagtgggttgtcttacttcagagtgtactgaaagggaaagcccaacaagcttactcagctttatccgcggaagatgcccagaagtatgaggtggtgaaggaggccatcctcaggatttatgagttggtcccggaggcataccggcagaggttccggaatgcgaggaagcggtgggaccgcacgtatttggagtttgctcgcgagatgcaaacatattgtgagcgttggtgcgcctcgaagggggtagagggggattatgacagactgctgcagctgattctgattgagcagtttaaaggttgtgtccctgagggtatgagaccctacctcgatgagaaagaggcagccacgttagccgcaactgctaagttagcggatgagtatgcgttgacgcataaaatgaagtttgccccgagtaaaggctaccagaagggtagtcaggacggaggggagagtccgccggaaaagtcagaaagtaagccggggactagtgaaaaggataaggtagaccgggagcagtctggtcggaagtctcctggggtcgtctgttataattgtgggaaagtcggacactttgcgtccaggtgctttgccccaaggaaggagacggggaaaggaaaagcggaaattttgaatggctgtatcgagctgttaagtgaaccgctagggaaggacaggtctgaaaaagtccaggaagggcgcgagaggtttatctcggccggactggtgtcagtgaaggagaggttaaaaccagttccagtgcggatctggagagacacgggagcgtgtcagtcactaatactgaagagtgtattagagtttagctcagagacccagactggggaggtagaggtcaaaggtgttggggaagggacagagtcagtccctttgcaccagatacatttacagagcaacctggtctctggactagtcacgattggggtgaggtccgaattaccgatgaaagacgtggaagtcttgctcggtaatgacatcgccggagggatcgtgttcccagtcgtgagattgacgggtcagcctgccagcatggaggccccgcccgcgatggtgaatttggctgaaacatttctgccaaccttgtatgagacagggtgtagtgagataagaggtagtgagggagctgggacggacgtagcagtagccaggaaagaatttgtgcagacgcaggagcgagacgaggggctgatggttttggccgagacagctctctctgacacagccttgacaagggaactagtaggctattgtgcggatgaggaagtgctaaggaaaaaagggaaatcaagtacagcatccgcagatgaggagtggggggtggtgcaaaagagttatggggatgaggtttttaacatggcccacgaggtaccccccggtggacattttgcggtgctggaggaaacagttggtggaatcatgaaagagagttaccggctgcccagggggaaaaatgttattgatcatgaccgacgcgaactgagacggtcaccggcttttgatatgctaacaaacctagtcggtgttagcgtggaaatcaatgaagctaggggccccttgataagaggaaaaaaaccattttga